Proteins encoded by one window of Pseudomonas tructae:
- a CDS encoding DUF6555 family protein gives MNNAKLFVIDYHLHGDHKSFIIRAEMMDNAEAWHWASCDAGIGRIGRYGREKVKKVSKPLAERYGITDVQWRQSG, from the coding sequence ATGAATAACGCGAAACTGTTCGTCATCGACTACCACCTGCACGGCGATCACAAGTCCTTCATCATCCGCGCCGAGATGATGGACAACGCCGAAGCCTGGCACTGGGCGAGTTGCGACGCCGGTATCGGTCGAATAGGCCGCTACGGCCGGGAGAAGGTCAAGAAAGTCAGCAAGCCCCTGGCCGAGCGCTATGGCATCACCGATGTGCAGTGGCGCCAGTCCGGTTGA
- a CDS encoding AlkA N-terminal domain-containing protein, which translates to MKPASSLRGHRRGVRPGPSISCWLSYQPPLHWPSLLAFFAARAINGVERVSAGVYERSFVVGQRHGVIQVRKARGHRLQVTVTGLSPAALPGLLARVRRVFDLEADPRLIEAQLGVDALMAGLIAQRPGLRVPRGWDAFEQAMRTVLGQQISVAGAITLAGRMVAGYGMPLATALQHDSGLTHLFPVAQAIAEVDLSGLGMPRSRAATLSTLARALLDDPQLLRAERDLQGWVERLCRLRGIGPWSAQYLALRQMGAADALPLGDVALIKALRLLEGIDAQLAHRSQAWSPWRAYAAQHLWSSLS; encoded by the coding sequence ATGAAACCTGCCTCTTCCTTACGTGGCCACCGGCGCGGTGTGCGTCCTGGCCCCAGCATCAGTTGCTGGCTGAGTTACCAGCCGCCGTTGCACTGGCCGTCGCTGCTGGCGTTTTTCGCTGCCCGGGCGATCAACGGGGTCGAGCGCGTTAGCGCAGGGGTGTACGAGCGCAGTTTTGTGGTTGGCCAGCGCCATGGGGTGATCCAGGTCCGCAAGGCCCGTGGGCATCGCTTGCAGGTGACGGTGACGGGGCTCAGCCCCGCGGCCTTGCCGGGGCTACTCGCCCGGGTGCGCCGGGTGTTCGACCTGGAGGCAGATCCCCGGCTGATCGAGGCCCAGCTGGGTGTTGATGCATTGATGGCAGGCCTGATCGCGCAACGCCCCGGGCTTCGTGTGCCACGGGGTTGGGATGCCTTCGAGCAGGCCATGCGCACCGTGCTCGGCCAGCAGATCAGCGTTGCCGGTGCCATTACCCTGGCCGGACGCATGGTCGCCGGCTACGGCATGCCGCTGGCCACGGCGTTGCAGCATGACTCGGGTTTGACTCACCTGTTCCCGGTGGCGCAGGCCATTGCCGAGGTCGACCTCAGTGGTTTGGGCATGCCGCGCTCACGCGCGGCGACGCTTTCGACCCTGGCCCGGGCGCTGCTCGACGACCCGCAGCTATTGCGCGCCGAGCGCGATTTGCAGGGCTGGGTCGAGCGTCTGTGCCGTTTGCGCGGGATCGGCCCGTGGAGTGCCCAGTACCTGGCGTTGCGCCAGATGGGCGCGGCCGATGCCTTGCCCCTGGGGGATGTGGCGCTGATCAAGGCCCTGCGCCTGCTCGAAGGCATCGATGCGCAACTGGCCCACCGCTCCCAGGCCTGGAGCCCGTGGCGTGCCTACGCTGCGCAACACCTGTGGAGCTCATTGAGCTGA
- the ycaC gene encoding isochorismate family cysteine hydrolase YcaC gives MSKPYVRLDKNNAAVLLVDHQTGLLSLVRDIEPDKFKNNVLAVGDLAKYFKLPTILTTSFETGPNGPLVPELKAQFPEAPYIARPGQINAWDNEDFVKAVKATGKKQLIIAGVVTEVCVAFPALSALEEGFEVFVVTDASGTFNALTRDSAWDRMSQAGAQLMTWFGLACELHRDWRNDIEGLGTLFSNHIPDYRNLITSYNTLTNGK, from the coding sequence ATGAGCAAGCCATACGTGCGCCTGGACAAAAACAATGCTGCAGTCCTGCTGGTAGACCACCAGACCGGTCTGCTGTCGCTGGTACGGGACATCGAGCCGGACAAGTTCAAGAATAACGTGCTGGCCGTCGGCGATCTGGCCAAGTACTTCAAGCTGCCGACCATCCTCACCACCAGCTTTGAAACCGGCCCCAACGGCCCGCTGGTGCCCGAGCTCAAAGCGCAATTTCCCGAGGCGCCGTACATCGCCCGCCCTGGGCAGATCAACGCCTGGGACAACGAAGACTTCGTCAAGGCGGTCAAGGCTACCGGCAAGAAGCAGTTGATCATTGCCGGTGTGGTAACCGAAGTGTGCGTGGCCTTTCCGGCGCTGTCGGCCCTGGAAGAGGGCTTCGAGGTGTTCGTGGTCACCGATGCCTCCGGCACTTTCAATGCCCTGACCCGTGACTCGGCCTGGGATCGCATGTCCCAAGCCGGTGCGCAACTGATGACCTGGTTTGGTCTTGCCTGTGAGTTGCACCGCGACTGGCGCAACGACATCGAAGGCCTGGGCACGCTGTTCTCCAACCACATTCCCGACTACCGCAACCTGATTACCAGCTACAACACCCTGACCAACGGCAAGTAA
- a CDS encoding hydrolase, with product MSTFANVANFNGQVPRIDPENAAMLLIDHQSGLFQTVKDMPMTELRANAITLAKVASLAKIPVITTASVPQGPNGPLIPEIHEAAPHARYVARKGEINAWDNPEFVEAVKATGKKQLIIAGTITSVCMAFPSISAVAEGYQVFAVIDASGTYSKMAQEITLARVMQAGVVPMDTAAVCSEVQRSWNRADAQQWAEAYSAVFPHYQLLIESYLKAQQVANEHEQLDSQR from the coding sequence ATGAGTACGTTTGCCAACGTTGCCAACTTCAACGGCCAGGTCCCGCGTATTGACCCTGAAAATGCCGCAATGCTGCTGATCGATCATCAGAGCGGCCTGTTCCAGACGGTCAAGGACATGCCCATGACTGAACTGCGGGCCAACGCCATCACCCTGGCCAAGGTCGCAAGCCTGGCGAAGATCCCGGTGATCACCACCGCTTCCGTGCCCCAAGGCCCCAACGGCCCGCTGATTCCGGAAATTCATGAAGCTGCGCCCCATGCCCGCTACGTGGCCCGCAAAGGTGAAATCAACGCCTGGGACAATCCCGAGTTCGTCGAGGCGGTCAAGGCCACCGGCAAGAAGCAGCTGATCATTGCCGGCACCATCACCAGTGTGTGCATGGCCTTCCCGAGCATCAGCGCCGTTGCCGAAGGCTATCAGGTGTTTGCCGTCATCGACGCCAGCGGTACCTATTCGAAGATGGCCCAGGAAATCACCCTGGCCCGGGTGATGCAAGCTGGCGTGGTGCCGATGGACACCGCTGCGGTGTGTTCGGAAGTACAGCGCAGCTGGAACCGTGCCGACGCGCAACAGTGGGCCGAAGCCTACAGCGCGGTGTTCCCGCACTATCAGTTGCTGATCGAGAGTTATCTCAAGGCGCAGCAAGTGGCCAACGAGCACGAACAACTCGATTCCCAACGCTGA
- a CDS encoding pirin family protein → MKKIQGVYSSPHPHWVGDGFPVRSLFTYDNLAQHISPFLLLDYAGPHDFTPTTARRGVGQHPHRGFETVTIVYQGELEHRDSTGAGGLIGPGDVQWMTAAGGILHEEFHSPAFAAKGGTLEMVQLWVNLPARDKSAPAGYQTLLSSDIPVVPLGNGAGSLRVIAGAFRGHQGPAQTFTAMDVWDLQLKAGAPLRLPSAAGRSTALVVLRGQLLVNGERQVGAAQLVLFDRAGDEVLLEAQSDVSVLLLSGEPLEEPIVGYGPFVMNSDAEIAEAFDDFRAGRFGLMSGQVGPRHHN, encoded by the coding sequence ATGAAAAAGATCCAAGGCGTCTACAGCAGTCCGCACCCGCACTGGGTGGGTGATGGCTTCCCGGTTCGTAGCCTGTTTACCTACGACAACCTGGCCCAGCACATCAGCCCGTTCCTGCTGCTGGACTATGCCGGGCCCCACGACTTCACCCCGACCACGGCGCGTCGCGGTGTCGGTCAGCACCCCCATCGCGGATTTGAAACCGTGACCATCGTCTACCAGGGCGAACTGGAACACCGCGACTCCACCGGTGCCGGTGGCTTGATCGGCCCGGGCGATGTGCAGTGGATGACCGCTGCCGGCGGGATCCTCCATGAAGAGTTCCACTCTCCGGCATTTGCAGCCAAGGGCGGCACCCTGGAGATGGTCCAGCTGTGGGTCAACCTGCCGGCCAGGGACAAATCGGCGCCGGCCGGTTACCAGACCTTGCTCAGCAGTGATATCCCGGTCGTGCCACTGGGCAACGGTGCCGGCAGCCTGCGGGTGATTGCCGGAGCGTTTCGCGGCCACCAGGGCCCGGCGCAGACCTTCACTGCGATGGATGTCTGGGACCTGCAGCTCAAGGCCGGTGCGCCACTGCGCTTGCCCAGCGCGGCCGGCCGCAGTACCGCGCTGGTGGTGTTGCGTGGCCAGTTGCTGGTCAACGGCGAGCGTCAGGTCGGTGCTGCGCAACTGGTGCTGTTCGACCGCGCCGGCGATGAAGTGCTGCTCGAAGCGCAAAGCGACGTCTCGGTGCTGTTGCTCAGTGGCGAGCCGCTGGAGGAACCGATTGTCGGCTACGGCCCGTTCGTGATGAACAGCGACGCCGAGATTGCCGAAGCCTTTGACGATTTTCGCGCCGGGCGCTTCGGCCTGATGAGCGGGCAGGTCGGCCCGCGTCACCACAACTAG
- a CDS encoding LysR family transcriptional regulator has protein sequence MVEDLNDLYYFAQVVDHGGFAPAGRALDMPKSKLSRRIAGLEERLGVRLIQRSTRHFSVTEIGQAYYRHCVAMLVEAEGAAELIERNRAEPQGIVRLSCPTALLDFWVGAMLTRFMVQCPLVQLHIESTNRQVDLIQEGIDIALRVRVPPLESSDLVMKVMARSTQYLVAAPSLLERLPQRPVPADLSALPSLHWGYPQRDYHWHLLGPDGARASLRHTPRLVTDDLVVLRQAAVAGVGVVHLPQVVIREELEAGRLLQATPNWAPECGVVHAVFASRRGLLPSVRSLLDFLAAEFEASDIA, from the coding sequence CTGGTGGAAGACCTCAACGACCTGTACTACTTTGCCCAAGTGGTCGATCACGGTGGCTTTGCCCCGGCCGGCCGCGCCCTGGACATGCCCAAGTCCAAGCTCAGCCGGCGCATCGCCGGGCTGGAAGAACGCCTGGGCGTGCGCCTGATCCAGCGCTCGACCCGGCACTTTTCAGTGACCGAGATTGGCCAGGCCTACTACCGCCACTGCGTGGCCATGCTGGTCGAAGCCGAAGGCGCCGCCGAGCTGATCGAGCGCAACCGCGCCGAGCCCCAGGGCATCGTGCGCTTGAGCTGCCCGACGGCGCTGCTGGATTTCTGGGTCGGGGCCATGCTCACCCGCTTCATGGTCCAGTGCCCGCTGGTGCAATTGCACATCGAAAGCACCAACCGCCAGGTCGACCTGATCCAGGAAGGCATCGACATCGCCCTGCGCGTACGCGTGCCGCCACTGGAAAGCAGCGACCTGGTCATGAAGGTGATGGCGCGCAGCACCCAGTACCTGGTGGCGGCGCCGTCCTTGCTCGAACGCTTGCCACAGCGCCCGGTACCTGCGGACCTGAGCGCCCTGCCCAGCCTGCACTGGGGTTACCCGCAGCGCGACTACCACTGGCACCTGCTCGGCCCCGACGGCGCCCGCGCAAGCCTGCGGCACACCCCGCGCCTGGTCACCGATGACCTGGTGGTGTTGCGTCAGGCGGCGGTGGCCGGTGTGGGGGTGGTGCACCTGCCGCAAGTGGTGATCCGCGAAGAGCTCGAGGCCGGGCGGCTGCTGCAAGCCACGCCGAACTGGGCCCCGGAGTGCGGCGTGGTACACGCGGTGTTTGCCTCGCGGCGCGGGCTGCTGCCGTCGGTGCGCAGCTTGCTGGACTTTCTGGCGGCGGAGTTTGAGGCCAGTGATATCGCGTAA
- a CDS encoding glycosyltransferase, which produces MMPALDTLISFATRWGPQFGGINSFNSDLLGAFSALYYRQARTVCVVLWASEQERDDAAAQQVTLISLGLEEQKQFASGHEHLAWQALAAAGIEIDARCVWLGHDRITGAIALASKARGGRSALIHHMSYERYEPFVENAQRARSKEDEQRQLFQAADVVMAVGPLLRDALYDMLDHESIPMLVPGLAEITAKREPKTLKGFLSGRLSADARKIKQAHLGVAAFSQAIRQADAQPEMPNRFQGKNEPKLLLRGVDFENITQGAGDDAEAELRRYAQEQAGRVVNIQPLPFTAQRQVLFDDLRGSSVAMMPSWHEGFGLVAWEAIAAGVPLVLSVKSGAYKLLEELEHGAYKSWVTTMDVEGSEQAPYHSATDVERLVKALTLIAHDPSKRHDAFRLREKLCGLYSWAQCAQSCGQALGWVLESAPVQAHEQRPNAPLATDTTSPIETVASQVLPGFVLPKATWRPRQGLSDSQLLRAEEAIVPFDANREPFLLTQLEWVQRSDFTLQVRLLCGPGGVGKTRMALEMCRRMQLQGWNAGFLAGECDTDKVQELARSLVASPTPSLIVIDYAETRQPLLLALIKGLKDKSQIQPVRLLLLARAGGEWWNVLPGKDSQCEDVLEGPATSGPFILPALHASPDSRQSAYNQALAAFAEKLEVHPPEHIPDLEDSHFSRPLYIQMAALMALRGERPKSAEALPRALVNHERRYWAKMLGATADQGEEVVHRASVLMTLSTLANGIATERMLEDILDVSDVERTELKSLYRMLTPLYPDHHQGLQGLRPDLIGEALVAQSLLGARGVELLDQVLASGSHALRRSSLTVVARLLREREDLLPVIEEVLRRHFVSCVDDCIAVCLETSGPLLEVVERAYQGLPPRLQSQASGALMQWLNYDIVPLAKLSISVRQSQVLRCLQKMSKKETSRSIEDYAAALGHLTFALKNDGQTREALAVVEQALALGPKLRGSRDNDLRQNWHLRLHSELLTVQGQNDEALASAQKALRLSRQIISVHGNKDCIELSKTLGICASCLADCGKSEEALQLSQEGLQLTRSVGRAVSKSNQNDLAVSLSIYARCLGMNGHIHKALAANKEGLGLRRALMESEPEKHRQNFALTLMTYAARLSDVGEIEEALRLTKESLSINRALAESKPERFGKVLADTLSNCMVIEAEAGNFDASVTLSEELLALYELLVQSNPERFRYSFEEGRLGGAYVRWLRDGGSMEEEARRPVAVGGNVQKQRSLDYEQHWLLAFSESTLQSVKRAKECWEKLDFSQQFSVRNKHLLLNAFSDHRFGLSDEHWRAQLVELRETRKGYIPAWMSETARLLAFPLL; this is translated from the coding sequence ATGATGCCTGCGCTCGATACCTTGATCAGTTTTGCCACTCGCTGGGGACCTCAATTTGGTGGGATCAACAGTTTCAATAGTGACCTGCTAGGGGCGTTTTCTGCGCTGTACTATCGCCAGGCCCGGACTGTCTGTGTGGTGCTTTGGGCCAGTGAGCAGGAGCGCGATGATGCCGCAGCCCAGCAGGTAACGCTGATTTCGCTGGGGCTGGAGGAGCAAAAGCAGTTTGCATCCGGCCACGAGCATCTGGCTTGGCAAGCGTTGGCAGCGGCAGGGATTGAGATAGATGCGCGGTGCGTCTGGTTGGGGCATGACCGCATTACCGGTGCCATTGCCTTAGCGTCGAAAGCGCGAGGTGGACGGTCGGCATTGATCCACCATATGAGCTATGAACGCTATGAGCCCTTTGTCGAGAACGCCCAGCGGGCCAGGTCCAAAGAGGATGAACAACGGCAGTTGTTTCAGGCTGCGGACGTGGTGATGGCTGTTGGCCCGCTGCTACGCGATGCGTTGTACGACATGCTCGACCATGAGTCGATCCCAATGTTGGTTCCAGGATTGGCGGAAATCACTGCCAAGCGTGAACCCAAGACATTGAAAGGATTCTTGAGTGGGCGTCTGAGTGCTGACGCAAGGAAAATCAAACAGGCGCATCTGGGGGTTGCAGCGTTCTCCCAGGCGATTCGTCAAGCAGACGCACAACCGGAAATGCCCAACAGGTTTCAGGGCAAGAACGAACCAAAGTTGTTGTTGCGTGGCGTAGATTTCGAAAACATCACGCAAGGCGCCGGTGACGATGCGGAAGCGGAACTGCGACGTTACGCACAGGAGCAAGCGGGGCGTGTGGTCAACATCCAGCCTCTGCCTTTTACTGCGCAACGGCAGGTACTATTCGACGACTTGCGAGGTTCATCCGTTGCAATGATGCCGTCCTGGCATGAAGGGTTTGGCCTGGTAGCCTGGGAGGCGATCGCCGCAGGCGTGCCGCTGGTGCTGAGTGTGAAAAGTGGTGCGTACAAGTTGCTCGAAGAGCTTGAACACGGGGCTTACAAGTCCTGGGTCACGACAATGGATGTCGAAGGCAGTGAGCAGGCGCCTTATCACTCAGCAACTGATGTCGAACGGCTGGTCAAGGCGCTGACGCTGATTGCACATGACCCGTCCAAACGCCACGATGCCTTTCGCCTGCGGGAGAAACTGTGCGGCCTTTATTCGTGGGCGCAGTGCGCGCAGTCCTGTGGGCAAGCATTGGGTTGGGTGTTGGAGAGTGCTCCCGTGCAGGCGCATGAACAGCGTCCGAATGCACCGCTTGCTACCGACACGACTTCGCCTATCGAGACGGTCGCGAGTCAGGTCCTGCCTGGTTTTGTATTACCCAAGGCAACCTGGCGGCCGAGACAGGGCTTGAGCGACAGTCAGCTCTTGCGTGCCGAAGAGGCAATCGTGCCTTTCGATGCCAACCGTGAACCCTTTCTGCTAACGCAGTTGGAGTGGGTACAGCGATCTGATTTTACCTTGCAAGTGCGTTTGCTCTGTGGCCCAGGGGGTGTCGGCAAGACGCGCATGGCGCTGGAAATGTGCCGACGGATGCAACTACAGGGATGGAATGCAGGATTTCTGGCGGGTGAGTGTGACACCGACAAAGTGCAGGAGCTGGCTCGGAGCCTGGTTGCAAGTCCAACCCCCAGTTTGATCGTGATCGACTACGCCGAGACCCGCCAGCCGCTTCTGCTTGCCCTGATCAAGGGGCTCAAGGACAAGTCGCAGATTCAGCCAGTACGTTTACTTCTGTTAGCCCGCGCCGGGGGCGAATGGTGGAACGTGCTGCCCGGCAAAGACAGTCAGTGTGAAGACGTGCTGGAAGGGCCCGCTACCAGCGGCCCGTTCATTCTGCCGGCACTCCATGCAAGTCCCGACTCGAGGCAATCGGCTTACAATCAGGCTTTAGCGGCATTCGCCGAAAAGTTGGAAGTGCATCCGCCGGAGCACATACCGGATCTGGAGGATTCACACTTCTCCAGGCCTCTTTACATCCAGATGGCGGCGTTGATGGCCCTGCGTGGCGAGCGGCCGAAGTCTGCCGAGGCGTTGCCGCGAGCACTGGTCAACCATGAGCGGCGTTACTGGGCCAAGATGCTGGGGGCAACCGCAGACCAGGGAGAGGAAGTCGTTCATCGGGCGAGTGTATTGATGACACTGTCCACTTTGGCCAATGGCATCGCTACTGAGCGCATGCTGGAAGACATTCTTGACGTTTCGGACGTCGAGCGAACTGAACTCAAGTCCCTTTACCGGATGCTTACCCCCTTGTATCCGGATCACCATCAGGGCCTGCAAGGCTTGCGACCTGATCTGATTGGTGAGGCGTTAGTGGCGCAGAGCCTGCTGGGCGCGCGTGGAGTGGAACTGCTTGATCAGGTACTGGCTAGCGGTAGTCACGCGCTGAGACGTTCCAGCCTGACAGTGGTAGCCCGTCTGCTGCGCGAACGCGAAGATCTGTTACCGGTAATCGAAGAAGTTTTGCGACGGCACTTTGTTTCATGTGTCGATGATTGCATTGCAGTCTGCCTCGAGACATCCGGTCCTTTGCTTGAGGTCGTTGAGCGCGCCTATCAGGGGCTACCTCCTCGATTGCAGTCGCAGGCTTCGGGTGCGCTGATGCAATGGTTGAACTACGACATTGTACCGTTGGCCAAACTGAGTATTTCTGTGCGGCAGAGCCAAGTCCTCCGGTGCCTCCAGAAAATGAGTAAAAAAGAGACCTCGCGCAGCATTGAGGATTACGCAGCAGCTCTTGGGCATTTAACCTTTGCGTTAAAGAACGATGGGCAGACACGCGAAGCATTAGCGGTTGTTGAGCAAGCACTTGCGCTCGGACCAAAGCTTCGTGGCTCGCGTGACAATGACCTGAGGCAGAATTGGCACTTGAGGTTGCATTCGGAGTTGCTGACCGTCCAGGGTCAAAATGACGAGGCATTGGCCAGCGCCCAGAAAGCCCTGCGGCTCAGTAGGCAGATTATTTCGGTGCATGGAAATAAAGATTGCATTGAGCTCTCGAAGACATTGGGGATCTGTGCAAGTTGCTTGGCCGATTGTGGAAAGTCCGAAGAAGCCTTGCAATTGAGTCAAGAAGGGCTTCAGTTAACAAGAAGCGTTGGACGAGCTGTTTCCAAATCCAACCAGAACGATCTGGCCGTCAGCTTGAGTATCTACGCCAGGTGCCTGGGGATGAACGGGCATATTCACAAGGCGTTGGCTGCAAATAAAGAGGGCTTGGGGCTGCGTCGCGCATTGATGGAGAGCGAGCCCGAGAAGCATCGGCAGAACTTTGCGCTGACATTGATGACTTACGCTGCGCGTCTATCGGATGTCGGTGAGATAGAGGAAGCATTACGGCTGACCAAGGAGAGTCTATCGATCAATCGGGCGCTCGCAGAGTCCAAACCTGAGCGATTCGGCAAGGTCCTGGCTGATACACTCTCGAACTGTATGGTCATAGAGGCGGAGGCGGGAAATTTCGACGCTTCAGTGACGCTGTCAGAAGAACTGCTGGCGCTGTACGAGCTTCTGGTTCAAAGCAATCCTGAGAGGTTTCGGTATTCCTTCGAAGAGGGCCGCTTGGGGGGCGCGTATGTTCGATGGTTAAGGGATGGGGGCTCGATGGAGGAAGAAGCACGACGGCCTGTCGCTGTAGGTGGCAATGTCCAGAAACAACGTTCGTTGGACTATGAGCAACATTGGCTGTTGGCGTTTTCCGAGTCGACATTGCAATCAGTCAAGCGTGCCAAGGAGTGTTGGGAGAAATTGGACTTCTCCCAGCAATTTTCGGTGCGTAACAAGCATCTATTGTTGAACGCTTTCAGTGACCATAGATTCGGTCTAAGTGACGAGCACTGGCGTGCACAACTTGTCGAATTGCGAGAGACGCGCAAAGGCTATATTCCTGCCTGGATGAGCGAAACGGCTCGTCTCCTGGCATTCCCCTTGCTCTAA
- a CDS encoding alpha/beta fold hydrolase, which translates to MQLIPWSHDTSAGFTLRGWSSPASGKPLLHFLHGNGFCCLAYQPLLARLAEHFDLWLCDVQGHGDSDHGGPFAGWNRTATLAIEAFEAGRGEYGEVPRFAVGHSFGGVLSGLMLAQQPRLFQRAVLLDPVLFTSSMMGIMGAAALVGLHRRHALARKAATRRSHWPDRSAARSSLEGRGIFKGWSESALQSYIEHAIGDCGEGVVLKCRPSREVEIFSSFPRRMWASLAQVRTPTLVLYGESTYPFVPQSVQRWARNNPQVTANQVPGGHCFMQEDAAACSEWVEKFLLG; encoded by the coding sequence ATGCAGTTGATTCCCTGGTCCCATGACACAAGTGCTGGCTTCACCCTGCGCGGCTGGAGCTCCCCAGCCAGTGGCAAGCCGTTGCTGCATTTTCTGCATGGCAACGGCTTTTGCTGCCTGGCCTACCAGCCGTTGCTGGCGCGCCTGGCCGAGCATTTCGACCTGTGGCTGTGCGATGTCCAGGGCCATGGCGACAGCGATCATGGCGGGCCGTTCGCCGGTTGGAACCGCACCGCGACGCTGGCCATCGAGGCTTTCGAAGCGGGGCGTGGCGAGTACGGTGAAGTACCGCGCTTTGCCGTCGGCCACAGCTTTGGCGGGGTGCTCAGCGGCCTGATGCTGGCGCAGCAGCCCCGGCTGTTCCAGCGCGCGGTACTGCTCGACCCGGTGCTCTTTACCTCTTCGATGATGGGCATCATGGGTGCTGCGGCACTGGTCGGCCTGCACCGTCGCCATGCCCTGGCCCGCAAGGCCGCCACCCGCCGCAGCCACTGGCCCGATCGCAGCGCCGCGCGATCGTCGCTGGAGGGCCGGGGGATCTTCAAGGGCTGGAGCGAATCGGCGTTGCAGTCCTACATCGAGCACGCCATTGGTGACTGCGGCGAAGGCGTAGTGCTCAAGTGCCGGCCCAGCCGCGAAGTAGAAATCTTCAGCTCCTTCCCGCGGCGCATGTGGGCTTCGCTGGCCCAGGTACGCACCCCGACCCTGGTGCTCTACGGCGAAAGCACCTATCCCTTCGTGCCGCAGTCGGTTCAGCGTTGGGCTCGCAACAACCCTCAGGTCACGGCCAACCAAGTGCCGGGCGGGCACTGTTTTATGCAGGAAGATGCGGCGGCGTGCAGTGAGTGGGTGGAAAAGTTCCTGTTAGGTTGA
- a CDS encoding LysE family translocator, whose product MPAMLGSLDLLSAFVLFAFVSSITPGPNNTMLLASGVNFGVRRSIPHALGISVGFMVMVLAVGFGLGEVFKAYPPIYTVLRYVGAAYLLYLAYKIATSGPLSVSNPDSRKPLGFWGAAAFQWVNPKAWVMAVGAITTYTPAQGYLTNVIVIATLFALVNLPSVCVWVMFGSALRTVLQNPRWLMLFNLLMAALLVISLYPLLFVESSFS is encoded by the coding sequence ATGCCTGCCATGCTCGGCTCACTGGACCTGCTCAGCGCCTTCGTGCTGTTCGCCTTCGTCTCCTCGATCACCCCGGGGCCCAACAACACCATGTTGCTGGCCTCCGGGGTGAACTTCGGGGTACGTCGTTCGATTCCTCATGCGCTGGGCATCAGCGTCGGCTTCATGGTCATGGTCCTGGCGGTGGGCTTTGGCCTGGGCGAGGTGTTCAAAGCCTACCCACCGATCTATACCGTGCTGCGTTATGTCGGCGCCGCTTATTTGCTGTACCTGGCCTACAAGATCGCCACTTCCGGGCCTCTGTCGGTGAGTAACCCCGACAGTCGCAAACCGCTGGGCTTCTGGGGCGCAGCGGCCTTTCAGTGGGTCAATCCCAAGGCCTGGGTCATGGCTGTAGGCGCAATCACCACCTACACCCCGGCCCAGGGTTACCTCACTAATGTTATCGTGATTGCCACGTTGTTCGCCCTGGTAAACCTGCCCAGTGTCTGCGTCTGGGTGATGTTTGGCAGCGCCTTGCGCACGGTACTGCAGAACCCGCGCTGGTTGATGTTGTTCAATCTGCTGATGGCGGCGTTGCTGGTGATATCCCTGTACCCCCTGCTGTTTGTAGAATCGAGCTTTTCCTGA
- a CDS encoding 2-hydroxychromene-2-carboxylate isomerase → MSKTVEFFFDLGSPASYLAWTQLPKLCNEQDAQLLYRPMLLGGVFQATGNASPVMVPAKARHVFVDFQRYAKRYGVTLALPPGFPINTLGLMRGTVAVQRYQPERFEAYLRAMFQALWVQQRNLGDVQVLAGVLQAAGFDPEQYQAWTAEAEVKAALKEATEEAVRRGVFGAPTCFVGEQMFFGQDRLDFVVEALAKRDSQV, encoded by the coding sequence ATGAGCAAGACCGTGGAATTCTTCTTTGATCTGGGTAGCCCGGCCAGCTATCTGGCCTGGACCCAGTTACCGAAACTGTGTAATGAACAGGATGCCCAACTGCTGTACCGGCCGATGCTGCTGGGCGGGGTGTTCCAGGCCACCGGCAATGCCTCGCCGGTGATGGTGCCGGCCAAGGCCCGGCATGTGTTTGTCGATTTTCAGCGCTACGCCAAGCGCTATGGCGTGACCTTGGCATTGCCCCCGGGCTTTCCGATCAACACCCTGGGCCTGATGCGCGGCACTGTTGCCGTGCAGCGCTATCAACCAGAGCGATTCGAGGCCTACCTGAGGGCGATGTTTCAGGCCCTGTGGGTACAGCAACGCAATCTTGGCGACGTGCAGGTGCTGGCGGGTGTGCTGCAAGCGGCCGGTTTCGATCCCGAGCAGTATCAGGCCTGGACCGCTGAGGCCGAGGTCAAGGCAGCACTCAAAGAGGCCACCGAGGAGGCCGTGCGCCGCGGCGTGTTTGGCGCGCCTACCTGCTTTGTCGGCGAGCAGATGTTCTTCGGCCAGGACCGCCTGGATTTTGTGGTCGAGGCGCTGGCGAAGCGGGACAGTCAAGTGTAG